One part of the Bacillota bacterium genome encodes these proteins:
- a CDS encoding thiamine pyrophosphate-binding protein, producing the protein MPHQRIDLCSLYRPVTKWSVRVTRQNAGAAISAAIDVALRRPRGPVHLELASTISRSEAILPGSLGEGEQPPKDEQPSTISLDEVLGRLERSARPALVVGINVEPLSTAGPLRVLAERSEIPVLVSPKAKGIFPHDHPLFVGVATGMAADDRALEFIGKCDLIIGVGFDASEADKTWPATSPVIWLEDAPRDRAGWPGDYLVGSVPATLSALTAGYRGRHEWTAEEISVARAIVAPKNLAGPGVSPAKALAAIREELPADGVFVFDVGAHKLLGGQAWSADRPLTFFMSNGLSSMGYGVPGVIAAKRCAGSRPVVAVVGDGGFAMMVHDIETAVRGKQSVVYVVFNDESLTLIQVLQSRRKFERYGMDLGGVNWAMVAESFGAKGIRVASIDQLKRAVRDSIHGSVPVVIDVPINASEYALQI; encoded by the coding sequence ATGCCACACCAGCGGATAGACCTGTGCTCCCTGTACCGGCCGGTTACGAAGTGGTCTGTCAGGGTCACCAGGCAGAACGCGGGCGCGGCGATCTCCGCCGCGATTGACGTAGCCCTGCGCAGGCCGCGGGGCCCGGTTCACCTGGAGCTCGCCAGCACCATATCCCGCTCGGAAGCCATTCTGCCGGGTTCGCTCGGTGAGGGGGAGCAACCGCCGAAAGACGAGCAGCCGAGCACGATCAGCCTTGATGAAGTACTCGGGCGGCTGGAGCGATCCGCTCGGCCTGCCCTCGTGGTCGGCATCAACGTGGAACCCCTGTCTACGGCCGGACCGTTAAGGGTCCTGGCGGAACGATCCGAAATACCGGTTCTGGTTTCTCCCAAGGCCAAAGGGATATTCCCGCACGATCACCCACTATTTGTTGGGGTCGCTACGGGGATGGCCGCCGACGACCGCGCACTCGAGTTCATTGGAAAGTGCGATCTCATAATTGGAGTAGGGTTTGACGCGAGCGAAGCCGACAAGACGTGGCCGGCGACCTCGCCGGTAATCTGGCTTGAAGATGCTCCGCGTGACCGCGCCGGATGGCCGGGAGACTACCTCGTGGGGTCGGTCCCCGCCACTCTGTCTGCCCTCACGGCTGGCTACCGGGGTAGGCACGAGTGGACGGCTGAGGAAATATCCGTAGCCCGCGCGATAGTGGCGCCGAAGAACCTTGCGGGTCCAGGCGTCTCACCTGCGAAGGCGTTGGCCGCCATACGCGAGGAGCTTCCCGCAGACGGCGTGTTTGTCTTTGACGTTGGTGCACACAAGCTTCTTGGTGGACAGGCCTGGTCGGCAGACCGGCCTCTCACATTCTTCATGTCGAATGGCTTATCGTCAATGGGATACGGCGTACCCGGGGTGATTGCGGCGAAGCGGTGTGCCGGCAGCCGACCGGTGGTGGCCGTCGTGGGTGACGGCGGATTTGCCATGATGGTTCACGATATTGAGACAGCCGTCAGGGGAAAGCAGAGCGTCGTCTATGTCGTTTTCAACGACGAAAGCCTCACGCTGATACAGGTCCTTCAGTCGCGTCGCAAGTTCGAACGGTACGGTATGGATTTGGGTGGGGTCAATTGGGCAATGGTTGCCGAGTCGTTCGGAGCCAAGGGCATCCGGGTAGCGTCGATTGACCAGCTCAAGCGTGCCGTTCGCGACAGCATTCACGGCAGCGTGCCCGTCGTTATAGACGTTCCTATAAATGCCTCCGAATACGCTCTTCAGATCTAG
- a CDS encoding MFS transporter, which yields MGPLAALKHRDFRLFWLGQAVSLIGTWTQTVAQSWLVLDMTKSPFLLGCQTMAQYGPVFGLSLFAGCLADRFPKRRLLIVVQSTMCVLAFALGILTLVGQVSYLHIIIFSLLLGIATAFDTPARHSLVTEMVGKEDVVGAVSLNTSILNLARIVGPAVAGLVIGAFGPGVAFLLNGASYIPVIVALTLMGDHGPKTQHPPYPMMSRMISEIREGFAYVDKKPAMSLAVVSATTTSVFLFNYHVLIPVLAREVLGGSATATGFLMSSMGLGALCGAFFGSYVNRNGPSLRVIALGILGLSLASVVTAVLTYPSALSTIAMGAYGASGIIVMNTVNSLLQINSPDYLRGRVMGIYSLITRGSPFLGGLFAGAICDALGARWGFAISGMIGFVYSVALAGWAGLRAHAVRRAA from the coding sequence GTGGGACCACTTGCGGCTCTGAAGCACAGAGACTTCCGCCTATTCTGGTTGGGGCAGGCGGTCTCACTGATCGGCACGTGGACCCAGACGGTTGCCCAATCCTGGCTTGTCCTGGACATGACCAAATCCCCGTTTCTCCTGGGCTGCCAGACGATGGCTCAGTACGGGCCGGTCTTCGGGTTGTCACTTTTCGCGGGATGCCTGGCGGACAGGTTCCCGAAAAGGAGACTCCTGATAGTCGTGCAGTCCACCATGTGCGTTCTCGCGTTCGCACTGGGCATCCTCACTCTCGTCGGCCAGGTGTCTTACCTGCATATCATCATTTTCTCCTTACTCCTGGGTATCGCAACGGCCTTTGACACACCCGCAAGGCATTCGCTCGTGACGGAAATGGTGGGTAAGGAGGACGTGGTGGGAGCGGTATCGCTCAACACCAGCATACTCAACCTGGCCAGGATCGTTGGGCCCGCGGTGGCCGGGCTGGTGATAGGGGCATTCGGCCCGGGAGTGGCGTTCCTGTTGAACGGTGCAAGCTACATACCCGTGATAGTGGCGCTGACACTGATGGGGGACCATGGCCCCAAGACTCAGCACCCACCCTACCCAATGATGAGCCGGATGATTAGTGAGATTAGAGAAGGGTTCGCGTACGTTGATAAAAAGCCCGCAATGTCGCTGGCAGTGGTATCCGCGACCACGACATCCGTGTTTCTGTTCAACTACCACGTCCTGATCCCAGTGCTCGCGAGGGAAGTGCTGGGGGGATCGGCAACAGCAACCGGCTTCCTGATGAGCTCCATGGGCCTGGGCGCATTGTGTGGCGCGTTTTTTGGCTCGTACGTGAACCGGAACGGGCCGAGCCTGAGGGTAATTGCTTTGGGGATCCTCGGGTTATCGCTTGCCTCGGTGGTTACGGCTGTACTGACCTACCCCTCCGCATTATCCACTATTGCCATGGGAGCGTACGGGGCGTCGGGTATAATCGTCATGAACACCGTGAACAGCCTCCTTCAGATCAATTCACCGGATTACCTGCGGGGGAGGGTGATGGGGATCTACTCCTTGATAACCAGGGGGTCCCCGTTCCTCGGAGGCCTGTTCGCGGGTGCGATATGCGACGCCCTTGGGGCAAGGTGGGGCTTCGCGATCAGTGGCATGATAGGCTTTGTCTACTCCGTGGCACTTGCCGGCTGGGCCGGTCTCCGGGCACACGCCGTCCGCCGCGCGGCCTGA
- a CDS encoding 3-isopropylmalate dehydratase has translation MESIVRGVVWKCGDGVSAYDIIGKDRWTMDKMDPAELGKWALEGALPAVRNVPFGFKNLGYEIVIAGTDFGGGGKSIEHPIVALKGAGVTLVIAESFARYTFRNAINLGLPAIQCKGITEVFETGQQIEADLLSGKIRNLSTGASIEGTPLTDFVLDLVGSGGLLEYMRAKLASGRQDT, from the coding sequence GTGGAGAGCATCGTCAGGGGAGTGGTCTGGAAGTGCGGAGACGGCGTCTCAGCCTACGATATCATCGGCAAGGACCGCTGGACCATGGATAAGATGGACCCGGCGGAGCTGGGCAAATGGGCACTCGAAGGTGCGCTGCCGGCGGTCAGGAACGTTCCGTTCGGGTTCAAGAATCTGGGATACGAGATCGTAATCGCCGGAACGGACTTCGGGGGCGGCGGTAAGAGCATCGAGCATCCCATAGTCGCTTTGAAGGGCGCCGGAGTGACACTCGTTATCGCTGAGTCTTTTGCCAGGTACACGTTCCGGAATGCCATAAACCTCGGGCTTCCGGCCATACAGTGCAAGGGCATCACAGAGGTGTTCGAGACAGGCCAGCAGATAGAGGCCGACCTCCTGAGCGGGAAGATCAGGAACCTCTCAACAGGCGCCTCGATCGAGGGGACGCCGTTGACCGACTTCGTCCTGGACCTCGTTGGCTCCGGGGGGCTGCTCGAGTACATGAGGGCTAAACTGGCATCGGGCAGACAAGATACTTAA
- a CDS encoding IclR family transcriptional regulator, with protein sequence MSVMIAAKSNSGLMIKSVVKALSILDLFVSTRQPLSATAISRETGLNFSTTHHLVATLRECGYLEQDAASRRYRLGPRALQLALAAEDLLELPERARPVLRELALRVRESANIAVLDGGEVVYVGQASSPAPIRMFTRIGARAPVHCTGVGKVFLAFRPEEEAMVLASASGYTRFTNTTITEWQSLRQELQRIREQGWSVDREEREEGVACVAAPVRDASGSVCAALSVSGPAGRILQRLGSLSSEVTRAAQRLSLDLGHGLRGMLD encoded by the coding sequence GTGAGTGTCATGATTGCGGCAAAGAGTAACAGTGGGCTGATGATCAAGTCGGTCGTCAAAGCCCTTTCGATTCTAGACCTGTTCGTCAGCACACGCCAGCCCTTGAGTGCCACGGCGATTAGCAGGGAGACTGGCCTCAATTTCTCCACCACTCATCACCTCGTTGCCACATTGCGGGAGTGTGGATATCTCGAGCAGGACGCCGCCAGCCGGAGATACCGGCTCGGTCCGAGAGCGCTACAGCTGGCCCTTGCGGCCGAAGATCTACTTGAACTCCCTGAGAGGGCCCGCCCGGTATTGCGAGAGCTAGCGTTGCGGGTAAGGGAAAGCGCGAACATCGCTGTGCTTGATGGTGGGGAAGTCGTCTATGTCGGGCAGGCCTCGAGTCCGGCCCCCATACGGATGTTCACCAGGATAGGGGCGAGGGCTCCCGTTCACTGCACGGGAGTCGGCAAGGTGTTCCTTGCGTTTAGACCCGAGGAGGAAGCGATGGTCCTCGCGTCGGCATCTGGGTACACACGGTTTACGAACACGACCATCACAGAATGGCAGTCCCTCCGGCAGGAGCTCCAGAGGATCAGGGAACAGGGATGGAGCGTCGACCGGGAGGAACGGGAGGAAGGAGTCGCCTGCGTAGCCGCCCCCGTGAGGGATGCCTCTGGCTCGGTGTGTGCAGCCCTCAGTGTGTCGGGTCCGGCGGGCCGCATCCTGCAGAGGCTTGGGAGCCTGTCTTCCGAGGTAACGAGAGCGGCGCAACGATTGTCGCTGGACCTCGGGCACGGGTTACGCGGCATGCTGGATTGA
- a CDS encoding IS110 family transposase → MPRYFGLDLHKDYVHGCEWITGVEKGRHFRFPNTPEARQRFVSVDIDQASRVAIEVTGNAFQIHDLLSPVAGQVVMANPVEMKRLGSGRHTDRVDAERLAKMLALGTVPAVWVPPHEIREMRDLVCLREQLVRQRIRSQNEAKGVLGRNGYSLARNSDIRKWLASHSRDIRIGEADLAIAVSIVRMLNCIDEEIRATESEIARRAMSNPKIHLLMSITGVGLIAASLIWARLGDASRFRSPKAVVRYAGLDPSVLQSGEEDRRGHISKNGASDLRRVLVQAFYQVALHDSETLGKFFHRKEKHLGRKRAVIATARILLIVAWAMLLTGEPYRSLKSTRYTQKLKAVRQQAGELHKPHVALDKALCESCSLLTRSRTDHSIQAEAAA, encoded by the coding sequence ATGCCGCGCTACTTCGGACTCGATCTGCACAAAGACTACGTGCACGGTTGCGAATGGATTACCGGAGTTGAAAAGGGAAGGCATTTCCGATTCCCCAACACCCCGGAGGCCCGGCAACGATTTGTTTCTGTCGACATCGACCAGGCTAGCAGGGTGGCCATTGAGGTAACCGGGAATGCCTTTCAAATTCATGATCTTCTTTCTCCGGTCGCAGGTCAAGTGGTAATGGCTAATCCGGTGGAAATGAAACGCCTGGGTAGTGGGCGCCATACTGACCGTGTAGATGCGGAACGGCTGGCGAAGATGCTCGCTCTCGGCACAGTGCCGGCTGTCTGGGTGCCACCGCACGAGATCCGCGAAATGAGGGATCTGGTTTGCCTTAGAGAGCAACTCGTGAGGCAACGAATACGCAGCCAGAATGAGGCCAAGGGGGTGTTGGGGCGTAACGGCTACTCACTGGCTAGGAACAGCGACATCCGCAAGTGGTTAGCATCGCATAGTCGCGACATTCGGATTGGAGAAGCGGACTTGGCAATAGCGGTGAGCATTGTTCGCATGCTCAATTGCATTGATGAGGAAATCAGGGCCACGGAGTCCGAGATCGCCCGGCGTGCAATGTCCAACCCGAAGATCCATCTACTTATGAGCATCACCGGTGTAGGGCTTATCGCTGCAAGCCTGATCTGGGCTCGCCTTGGAGACGCTTCTCGTTTTCGTAGTCCAAAGGCAGTAGTCCGGTATGCTGGGCTCGACCCATCAGTACTGCAGTCAGGGGAAGAAGACCGACGTGGACACATCAGCAAGAATGGGGCTTCTGACCTGCGCCGTGTGCTGGTACAAGCCTTCTATCAGGTAGCGCTTCACGACTCGGAGACACTGGGGAAGTTCTTCCACCGTAAAGAGAAGCACCTGGGACGCAAACGGGCGGTGATTGCGACAGCACGCATACTCCTCATCGTCGCCTGGGCGATGCTTCTGACCGGCGAGCCGTACCGTAGTCTCAAATCCACGAGGTACACCCAGAAACTCAAGGCCGTGAGACAACAAGCTGGAGAGCTCCACAAGCCCCATGTCGCACTGGACAAGGCTCTGTGCGAGTCGTGCAGCCTGCTGACGCGCAGCAGAACCGACCATTCGATTCAAGCAGAGGCCGCCGCATAG